One genomic segment of Eikenella corrodens includes these proteins:
- a CDS encoding RDD family protein has translation MRDFRKSNFNSQIGEEIKQVFRSAVLEDEVCDEDGINVELAAPWRRVAAVALNLLMMLVITVGIGFIVGLIGSLLGRNFGNPALIGYGTMLAYVVGQAMLMANSGQSLGKRIMGIRVISEDGSEPSLVQYLLLREAAILLPLAILLKFLPLIGGMLSLVVAAACILMMFMEDGNRRTGQDMLAKTLVIRD, from the coding sequence ATGCGGGATTTTCGTAAATCAAATTTCAATAGTCAGATAGGTGAAGAGATCAAACAAGTTTTCCGTTCTGCTGTGTTGGAAGACGAAGTGTGTGATGAAGACGGCATCAATGTAGAGCTGGCCGCACCGTGGCGGCGGGTAGCGGCTGTGGCATTGAACCTATTGATGATGCTGGTGATTACAGTCGGTATCGGCTTCATTGTCGGCCTAATCGGCAGCCTGTTGGGCCGCAATTTCGGCAATCCTGCGCTTATCGGCTACGGCACGATGCTTGCCTATGTAGTCGGGCAGGCCATGCTGATGGCCAATAGCGGGCAAAGCCTGGGCAAACGCATTATGGGCATCCGCGTGATTAGCGAAGACGGCAGCGAGCCCAGCCTGGTGCAATACCTTCTGTTGCGCGAAGCCGCCATTCTGCTGCCGCTGGCCATCTTACTGAAATTCCTCCCGCTTATCGGCGGCATGCTCTCCTTGGTGGTGGCCGCGGCCTGCATCCTGATGATGTTTATGGAAGACGGCAACCGCCGAACCGGGCAGGATATGCTGGCCAAAACCTTGGTTATCCGCGATTAA
- a CDS encoding DUF3465 domain-containing protein, whose product MNKKQNKWLWLLVLLGIAAYFHFAEQPKSKPEQGAARPQTAVVEQARVPHRNATQPPAKTAADGAELIAQAFAEQRSDVQVSGSGKVHRTLPDDTQGSRHQRFIMKLSNGQTVLVAHNIDLAPRIPRLQRGDTVGFSGEYEYNAQGGVIHWTHHDPAGRHTDGWLEHNGQRYQ is encoded by the coding sequence ATGAATAAGAAACAAAACAAATGGCTGTGGCTCTTGGTGTTGCTCGGTATCGCCGCCTATTTCCACTTTGCCGAACAGCCAAAATCCAAGCCGGAGCAGGGCGCGGCACGGCCGCAAACCGCCGTAGTCGAGCAGGCGCGTGTACCACACCGAAACGCTACCCAACCCCCTGCCAAGACGGCAGCAGATGGTGCTGAACTGATTGCACAAGCCTTTGCCGAGCAGCGCAGCGATGTGCAGGTGAGCGGCAGCGGCAAAGTGCACCGCACTCTGCCCGACGACACTCAAGGCTCGCGCCACCAGCGTTTCATCATGAAACTCTCCAACGGCCAAACCGTATTGGTGGCACACAATATCGACCTTGCACCGCGTATTCCGCGTTTGCAGCGCGGCGACACGGTGGGCTTTTCCGGCGAATACGAATACAACGCCCAAGGCGGCGTGATCCACTGGACGCACCACGACCCGGCCGGCCGCCATACAGATGGCTGGTTGGAGCACAATGGGCAGCGCTATCAGTAG
- a CDS encoding uracil-xanthine permease family protein: MFQSFKTAVAGAQILFVAFGAMVLVPLLTGLNPAMALLGAGIGTLLFQALTGRKVPIFLGSSFAFIAPIIYAMQEWGMGGTMFGLFAAGFMYFVFAALIKYFGLPMVSRLLPPVVIGPVIMVIGLSVAVVASSMAMGQAGGNQVLDYTHSLLLSGFTFAVTVMVAVFGSKMMKLVPILIGVAAGYLMALAMGMVDTAPIAAAPWFAVPHFHSPQVNWQAALFMLPVAIAPAIEHIGGIMAIGKVTGKDYAAEPGLHRTLAGDGLGVCVAGLIGGPPVTTYGEVTGAVMLTKNSNPAIMTWAAIFAICMAFFGKFNAFLASIPLPVMGGVMILLFGTIASLGLKTLIDAQVNLMQPKNLVIVSSVLTVGVGGMEMKLGSFSFAGVGLCALLAILLSLLLPDVRHDD; encoded by the coding sequence ATGTTCCAATCTTTTAAAACCGCAGTGGCGGGGGCGCAGATTTTGTTTGTGGCCTTCGGCGCAATGGTGCTGGTGCCGCTGCTCACAGGGTTGAACCCGGCGATGGCGCTGTTGGGCGCGGGCATCGGTACGCTGCTGTTTCAGGCGCTGACCGGCCGCAAGGTGCCGATTTTTCTGGGTTCGTCGTTTGCGTTTATCGCGCCGATTATCTATGCCATGCAGGAATGGGGCATGGGCGGCACGATGTTCGGGCTGTTTGCGGCGGGCTTTATGTATTTTGTGTTTGCCGCGTTGATTAAGTATTTCGGGCTGCCGATGGTTAGCCGATTGCTGCCGCCGGTTGTGATCGGGCCGGTGATTATGGTGATCGGGCTTTCGGTGGCGGTGGTGGCCAGCAGCATGGCGATGGGCCAGGCCGGCGGCAATCAGGTGCTGGATTACACCCATTCGCTGTTGCTTTCCGGCTTTACCTTTGCGGTAACCGTGATGGTGGCGGTGTTCGGCAGCAAGATGATGAAGCTGGTGCCGATTTTAATCGGGGTGGCGGCCGGCTATTTGATGGCCTTAGCCATGGGTATGGTGGATACCGCGCCGATTGCGGCCGCGCCGTGGTTTGCCGTGCCGCATTTTCATTCTCCGCAGGTGAATTGGCAGGCCGCGCTGTTTATGCTGCCGGTGGCGATTGCGCCGGCGATTGAGCATATCGGCGGCATCATGGCTATCGGCAAGGTAACCGGCAAGGATTATGCCGCCGAGCCGGGGCTGCACAGAACGCTGGCCGGCGACGGCCTGGGCGTGTGCGTGGCCGGCCTGATCGGCGGCCCGCCGGTAACCACTTACGGCGAGGTAACGGGCGCGGTGATGCTCACCAAAAACAGCAATCCGGCCATCATGACTTGGGCGGCCATCTTCGCCATCTGCATGGCGTTTTTCGGCAAATTCAATGCTTTTCTGGCCTCGATTCCGCTGCCGGTGATGGGCGGGGTGATGATTCTGCTGTTCGGCACGATTGCTTCGCTGGGGCTGAAAACGCTGATCGACGCGCAGGTAAACCTGATGCAGCCGAAAAACTTGGTAATTGTGAGCTCGGTGCTCACCGTGGGCGTGGGCGGTATGGAAATGAAGCTGGGCAGTTTCAGCTTCGCCGGCGTGGGCTTGTGCGCGCTGCTGGCGATTCTCCTGAGCCTGCTCTTGCCCGATGTGCGGCACGACGATTAA
- a CDS encoding YbhB/YbcL family Raf kinase inhibitor-like protein translates to MKVSTSAIQNGAFADRFGKRGSQFSPNGMPTYSIPFEISDAPPETQSFAVVLEDKDAITASGFVWVHWLIADLTRTSVPENDSQTAQDYVQGANSWASVLGQLDLEEASAYGGMAPPNCRHRYELFVYALDTKLNLPQGFRYNDLHFAMRGHILAEAYAVGTYDV, encoded by the coding sequence ATGAAAGTCAGCACTTCCGCCATCCAAAATGGCGCATTCGCCGACCGCTTCGGCAAACGTGGCAGCCAATTCAGCCCCAATGGCATGCCTACTTATTCCATCCCGTTTGAAATCAGCGATGCCCCGCCCGAAACCCAATCTTTCGCCGTGGTGTTGGAAGATAAAGATGCGATTACCGCCAGCGGCTTCGTGTGGGTGCACTGGCTGATTGCCGACCTCACCCGCACTTCCGTGCCGGAAAACGACAGCCAAACGGCTCAAGATTATGTGCAGGGCGCCAACAGCTGGGCCAGCGTGTTGGGGCAGCTCGATTTGGAAGAAGCCTCCGCTTATGGCGGCATGGCACCGCCCAACTGCCGCCACCGCTATGAATTGTTTGTGTATGCGCTCGACACCAAGCTCAACCTGCCGCAAGGTTTCCGCTACAACGACCTGCACTTCGCCATGCGCGGACATATCCTAGCCGAAGCTTATGCAGTGGGCACTTATGATGTGTGA
- a CDS encoding phosphoethanolamine transferase, which translates to MMKILRSPVSLFALNIVLTLYLFALNLFSNHGMVEIQAAVWPALVLLALGWLLALVHRWPFKLFWTLNLLAGSVAVFAKSQYRILITEDILLSALISENDLTAEMISVKSVCFVLVFGLLPVLLLWRQRIRQVGWRRHLACCGLASLAALLAVFGLFQYKGYHFRGKGSIRDSRFMGDVLRFSPLDVYYNGQRARKSVRDMKRNYAGVERMPQKYRYLDQKDDLLVVFVIGESTRGDRFSLNGYPRNTNPQLAAIPNLYSFKNAQSCDTLTVNSLNCLSSPMLKSSPDRTPRQSSFGEVFRSLGYRSEIYSLQTLSGFYSYMGYDRLVSKYQIVAEQQSGAWDAALLPYMRQSVAQYRGGKMLLVLHTLGSHQTYADRIPPHHRVFTPYCTNPDVSHCSKAELDNAYDNTVLGVDELLAETIKSLSDKRALLIYVSDHGESLGENGDYFHGKPVNIAPKEQFSIPFVVWFSESYRQSPEGKVLAERVAQAVKEGRAVSHDNIFHTVLGCAGITSPDGGIDPHLDICAADTGN; encoded by the coding sequence ATGATGAAGATCCTGCGCTCGCCCGTTTCCCTGTTTGCGCTCAATATTGTGCTTACGCTGTATTTGTTTGCATTAAACCTGTTTTCCAATCATGGAATGGTGGAAATTCAAGCAGCAGTGTGGCCAGCATTGGTGCTGCTTGCGCTGGGTTGGCTGCTGGCGTTGGTACACCGCTGGCCATTCAAATTATTTTGGACGTTGAACCTGCTGGCGGGTTCGGTGGCGGTGTTTGCCAAAAGCCAATACCGCATCTTGATTACTGAAGATATTTTGCTCAGCGCGCTCATTAGTGAAAATGATTTGACGGCAGAAATGATTTCAGTAAAGTCGGTGTGTTTTGTGCTGGTGTTCGGCTTGTTGCCGGTACTGCTGTTGTGGCGGCAGCGTATTCGGCAGGTGGGCTGGCGCCGGCACCTGGCCTGCTGCGGCCTGGCTTCGCTTGCAGCGCTGTTGGCGGTGTTCGGCCTGTTTCAATATAAGGGCTACCACTTCCGCGGCAAAGGCAGCATCCGCGACAGCCGATTTATGGGCGATGTGCTGCGCTTTTCTCCTTTGGATGTGTATTACAACGGCCAGCGGGCGCGCAAATCTGTTCGGGATATGAAGCGCAATTATGCCGGAGTGGAACGGATGCCGCAGAAATACCGTTATCTCGACCAAAAAGACGATTTGCTGGTGGTGTTCGTGATTGGCGAAAGTACGCGTGGCGACCGTTTTTCGCTTAACGGCTACCCGCGCAACACCAATCCGCAGCTTGCCGCCATTCCCAATCTCTACAGCTTCAAAAATGCCCAATCTTGCGACACGCTGACTGTAAATTCGCTTAATTGCCTTTCTTCACCCATGTTGAAAAGCAGCCCCGACCGCACCCCGCGCCAATCCTCGTTTGGCGAGGTGTTCCGCTCATTGGGCTATCGTAGCGAAATCTATTCGCTGCAAACCCTGTCCGGTTTTTACAGTTATATGGGCTACGACAGGCTGGTGAGCAAATACCAAATTGTGGCCGAGCAGCAATCCGGTGCCTGGGATGCGGCGCTGTTGCCTTATATGCGGCAATCGGTGGCGCAGTATCGCGGCGGCAAGATGCTGTTGGTGCTGCACACTTTGGGTTCGCATCAAACTTATGCCGACCGCATCCCGCCGCACCACCGCGTGTTCACTCCATATTGCACCAACCCCGATGTATCGCATTGCAGCAAGGCCGAATTAGACAATGCCTACGACAACACGGTGCTGGGTGTGGACGAACTGCTGGCGGAAACCATTAAATCGCTGTCCGATAAGCGGGCGCTGCTGATTTACGTGTCCGACCATGGCGAATCGCTGGGCGAAAATGGCGATTATTTCCACGGCAAGCCAGTGAATATCGCGCCCAAGGAGCAGTTCTCCATCCCGTTTGTAGTGTGGTTTTCCGAAAGCTATCGGCAAAGCCCCGAGGGCAAAGTGCTGGCCGAACGGGTGGCACAAGCTGTTAAGGAGGGGCGAGCGGTTTCGCACGACAATATCTTCCACACTGTTTTAGGCTGCGCCGGCATCACCTCGCCAGATGGCGGCATCGATCCGCATCTGGATATTTGTGCTGCCGATACCGGTAACTAA
- a CDS encoding beta-ketoacyl-ACP synthase III produces the protein MTYAKILGTGSYLPAKTLSNHDLAKIVDTSDEWITTRTGIKTRHIAADNEKCSDLAVAAAQNALEAAGVDAAEIDLIVVATSTPDMQFPATATIVQQKLGISGCPAFDVQAVCAGFMYAITTANAYIKSGMAKKALVIGADVFSRIMDWTDRRTCVLFGDGAGAVVLGASDEPGILHSKLLADGNYGYLLQTPGQIANGAVCGTPFLQMDGPGVFKFAVKALAKVAEDVIAEAGLTPDQVDWLVPHQANYRILESTAKHLKLGMEKVVLTVQDHGNTSAASIPLALDWGVRQGSIQRGHTLLLEGIGGGFAWGAVLVKY, from the coding sequence ATGACCTACGCCAAAATCCTCGGCACCGGCAGCTACCTGCCGGCCAAAACACTCAGCAACCACGACCTAGCCAAAATCGTAGATACTTCAGACGAGTGGATTACCACCCGTACCGGCATCAAAACCCGCCATATCGCCGCCGACAACGAAAAATGCAGCGACTTGGCTGTAGCCGCCGCACAAAACGCGCTGGAAGCCGCAGGGGTGGATGCAGCCGAAATTGATTTGATTGTCGTGGCCACTTCCACTCCCGATATGCAGTTCCCCGCCACTGCCACCATCGTGCAGCAGAAGCTCGGTATCAGCGGCTGCCCCGCGTTCGACGTGCAGGCCGTGTGTGCCGGCTTTATGTATGCCATCACCACCGCCAATGCCTACATTAAAAGCGGTATGGCCAAAAAAGCTTTGGTCATCGGCGCCGATGTGTTCAGCCGCATCATGGACTGGACCGACCGCCGCACCTGCGTGCTGTTCGGCGACGGCGCCGGCGCCGTGGTGCTCGGCGCATCCGACGAGCCAGGCATCCTGCACAGCAAACTCTTGGCCGACGGCAACTACGGCTATTTGCTGCAAACCCCCGGTCAGATTGCTAACGGCGCTGTTTGCGGCACACCGTTTTTACAGATGGACGGCCCCGGCGTATTCAAATTCGCCGTGAAAGCGCTGGCCAAAGTGGCCGAAGACGTGATTGCCGAAGCCGGCCTTACCCCCGATCAAGTCGATTGGCTGGTGCCGCACCAGGCTAACTACCGCATTCTGGAAAGCACCGCCAAACACCTCAAGCTCGGCATGGAAAAAGTGGTGCTTACCGTGCAGGATCACGGCAACACCTCCGCCGCCTCCATCCCCCTCGCCCTCGACTGGGGTGTGCGCCAAGGCAGCATTCAACGCGGCCATACCCTGCTTTTAGAAGGTATCGGCGGCGGCTTTGCCTGGGGCGCGGTGTTGGTGAAATATTAG
- the cysK gene encoding cysteine synthase A — translation MSNIANNIVDLIGNTPLVYLNRLTEGLPGKVAAKLEYFNPGSSVKDRIAISMIRAAEAAGQIKPDTIIVEATSGNTGIGLAMVCAALGYKLVITMPETMSKERKMLLRAYGAELILTPGAEGMPGAIARAQALVDAHPGQYFMPRQFDNPANPEIHRRTTAEEIWRDTDGQVDIFVSGVGTGGTLTGVGEVLKKHKPSLQAYAVEPAASPVLSGGEKGPHPIQGLGAGFVPQTLNTEIYDGVITVANQAAFDTARDAAAKEGLLVGISSGAAIWAALELAKKPENKDKLIVVVLPSNGERYLSTPLFEDLAS, via the coding sequence ATGAGCAATATCGCCAACAACATCGTTGATTTAATCGGCAACACCCCGCTGGTTTACCTCAACCGCCTCACCGAAGGCCTGCCCGGCAAAGTAGCCGCCAAGCTGGAATACTTCAACCCCGGCAGCAGCGTGAAAGACCGCATCGCTATCTCCATGATCCGCGCCGCCGAAGCAGCCGGCCAAATCAAACCCGACACTATTATTGTGGAAGCCACCAGCGGCAACACCGGTATCGGCCTAGCTATGGTTTGCGCCGCCTTGGGCTATAAACTGGTCATCACCATGCCGGAAACCATGAGTAAAGAACGCAAGATGCTGCTGCGTGCCTACGGTGCCGAACTCATCCTCACCCCCGGCGCAGAAGGCATGCCCGGCGCCATCGCCCGTGCCCAGGCGCTGGTAGACGCCCACCCCGGCCAATACTTTATGCCGCGCCAGTTCGACAACCCCGCCAACCCCGAAATCCACCGCCGCACCACCGCCGAAGAAATTTGGCGCGACACCGACGGCCAAGTTGATATTTTCGTTTCTGGCGTGGGCACCGGTGGCACGCTCACCGGCGTGGGCGAAGTGCTGAAAAAACACAAACCCTCACTGCAGGCCTATGCAGTTGAGCCCGCCGCCTCCCCCGTATTGAGCGGCGGCGAAAAAGGCCCGCACCCGATTCAGGGCTTGGGCGCAGGCTTCGTGCCGCAAACCCTGAATACCGAAATCTACGACGGCGTGATTACCGTGGCCAACCAAGCCGCCTTCGATACCGCCCGCGATGCCGCCGCCAAAGAAGGCCTCTTGGTGGGCATCTCTTCCGGCGCCGCCATCTGGGCTGCCTTGGAGCTGGCGAAAAAACCGGAAAACAAAGACAAACTCATCGTAGTGGTGCTGCCTTCCAACGGCGAACGCTATCTTTCCACCCCGCTGTTTGAAGACCTCGCCTCCTAA
- a CDS encoding DeoR/GlpR family DNA-binding transcription regulator, with the protein MPHRTPRRQKIARLVHDHGFMSVEELARSLNVTPQTIRRDINVLCEHNILRRYHGGAAPGSSVQNEDYDTRKNKLQSEKAHIADLIAEHIPDNVSLFMSIGTTIEAVALALVKNHKNLCIITNNIHVASIVSGRPDYTVIITSGVVRPVDGGITGVATIDFINQFKVDYAILGASGIEADGSLLDFDYKEVSVMQAMMANARHCYLAVDHSKFGRNALVRIGDVTEFHALFTDKPPSAGLCKKLDDAGVRWHLAAKEEKE; encoded by the coding sequence ATGCCGCACCGCACCCCCCGCCGGCAGAAAATCGCCCGGCTTGTGCACGACCACGGCTTTATGTCGGTGGAAGAGCTGGCGCGCAGCCTAAACGTGACCCCGCAAACCATCCGCCGCGACATCAACGTTTTGTGCGAACACAATATCCTGCGCCGCTACCACGGCGGCGCCGCGCCCGGCAGCAGCGTGCAAAACGAAGACTACGACACGCGCAAAAACAAGCTGCAAAGCGAAAAAGCCCACATTGCCGACCTGATTGCCGAGCACATTCCCGACAACGTTTCTCTGTTTATGAGCATCGGCACCACCATCGAAGCCGTGGCGCTGGCGCTGGTGAAAAACCATAAAAATCTCTGCATCATCACCAACAATATCCACGTTGCCTCCATCGTGTCCGGCCGGCCGGACTACACCGTCATCATCACCTCCGGCGTGGTGCGGCCGGTGGACGGCGGCATCACCGGCGTAGCCACCATCGATTTCATCAACCAATTCAAAGTGGATTACGCCATCCTTGGCGCCTCCGGCATCGAAGCCGACGGCTCGCTGCTCGATTTCGACTACAAAGAAGTGAGCGTGATGCAGGCCATGATGGCCAACGCCCGCCACTGCTACCTGGCCGTAGACCACAGCAAATTCGGCCGCAACGCCTTGGTGCGCATAGGCGACGTAACCGAATTTCACGCCCTGTTCACCGACAAGCCGCCCAGCGCCGGCCTGTGCAAGAAACTGGACGACGCGGGCGTGCGCTGGCATCTGGCGGCCAAAGAAGAGAAAGAGTAG
- the panB gene encoding 3-methyl-2-oxobutanoate hydroxymethyltransferase — MITVNTLRKMKREGEKIAMLTCYEASFAALMDAAGVDMLLVGDSLGMTVQGQKSTLPVSLADMCYHTAAVARGSSNALIVSDLPFGAYQQSKEQAFAAAAELMAAGAHMVKLEGGAWMAETTEFLQLRGIPVCAHIGLTPQSVHVFGGYKVQGKGDVAAQALLNDALAHEKAGAAVVLMECVPDALGKQITETLACPTIGIGAGVDCDGQVLVMHDMLGVFPGQTAKFVKNFMHGQDSIQAAVAAYVREVKEKTYPAPEHTFAA, encoded by the coding sequence GTGATTACTGTGAACACTTTGCGCAAAATGAAGCGCGAGGGCGAGAAAATCGCCATGCTCACTTGCTACGAAGCCAGCTTTGCCGCGCTGATGGATGCGGCGGGGGTGGATATGCTGCTGGTGGGCGATTCGCTGGGCATGACGGTGCAGGGGCAGAAATCCACCCTGCCGGTGAGCCTGGCCGATATGTGCTACCACACGGCGGCAGTGGCGCGCGGCAGCAGCAATGCGCTGATCGTGAGCGATTTGCCGTTTGGCGCCTACCAGCAGAGCAAGGAGCAGGCTTTTGCCGCTGCGGCCGAATTGATGGCGGCAGGTGCGCATATGGTGAAGCTGGAAGGCGGCGCCTGGATGGCGGAAACCACCGAGTTTCTGCAGCTGCGCGGCATCCCGGTGTGCGCGCACATCGGGCTCACGCCGCAGTCGGTGCATGTGTTTGGCGGCTATAAGGTGCAGGGCAAGGGCGATGTGGCGGCGCAGGCATTGCTGAATGATGCGCTGGCGCACGAGAAGGCCGGCGCGGCAGTGGTGCTGATGGAGTGCGTCCCCGATGCTTTGGGCAAACAAATTACCGAAACGCTGGCCTGCCCCACCATCGGCATCGGCGCGGGCGTGGACTGCGACGGGCAAGTGCTGGTGATGCACGATATGCTCGGCGTGTTCCCCGGCCAAACGGCGAAGTTTGTGAAAAACTTCATGCATGGACAGGATAGCATTCAGGCGGCGGTGGCGGCTTATGTGCGCGAAGTGAAAGAGAAAACCTATCCTGCGCCGGAGCATACCTTTGCAGCTTGA